The following proteins come from a genomic window of Victivallis lenta:
- a CDS encoding phage upper tail fiber protein, which produces MSRITFCKLTQAQYDAIETPNPETVYFLTDANAICLGSRTYVSREKADRFLVKRVFAHDTYGVVAYLDTNNTMELSGYFAEEISRIELWLVSANPDITGNVVLTHGSERFTVPVNATATRCSLAPSSPLSGRIAIARDTADPDDTLNDGTDAVTALVVDWRCY; this is translated from the coding sequence ATGAGCAGAATTACTTTTTGTAAACTGACGCAAGCCCAGTATGATGCCATCGAAACCCCGAATCCTGAAACTGTTTATTTCCTGACAGATGCCAATGCCATCTGCCTCGGTTCCCGGACATACGTCAGCAGGGAGAAAGCTGACCGATTCCTGGTAAAACGTGTGTTTGCTCATGATACTTACGGTGTCGTTGCGTATCTTGATACAAACAATACCATGGAGCTTTCCGGATACTTTGCCGAAGAAATCTCCCGAATTGAGCTGTGGCTTGTTTCCGCCAATCCTGATATAACCGGCAATGTTGTCCTGACGCATGGCTCCGAACGTTTCACGGTTCCGGTCAATGCAACTGCAACACGCTGTTCACTCGCACCATCTTCCCCCTTGAGCGGGCGGATCGCTATTGCCAGAGATACAGCCGATCCGGACGATACACTCAATGATGGAACTGATGCGGTTACCGCGCTGGTCGTCGACTGGAGGTGTTACTGA